A genomic stretch from Kribbella amoyensis includes:
- a CDS encoding PspC domain-containing protein gives MTNSTAPFSNLSGKVLRRSKNQRMLSGVSGGIAEYLNIDVTLVRLGIVGLTLITGGSALLGYVVAWIVIPEADGKAVWQNVQQNIQQPQQDSPEADIATRIYDDKPPAA, from the coding sequence ATGACGAACTCCACCGCACCTTTCTCGAACCTGTCCGGCAAGGTCCTCCGCCGCTCCAAGAACCAGCGCATGCTGTCCGGTGTCTCCGGCGGGATCGCGGAGTACCTGAACATCGACGTCACCCTGGTCCGCCTGGGCATCGTCGGTCTCACCCTGATCACCGGCGGCTCCGCGCTGCTCGGCTACGTGGTCGCGTGGATCGTGATCCCGGAGGCCGACGGCAAGGCCGTCTGGCAGAACGTCCAGCAGAACATCCAGCAGCCCCAGCAGGACTCGCCCGAGGCGGACATCGCCACCCGCATCTACGACGACAAGCCGCCGGCCGCGTGA
- a CDS encoding M48 family metalloprotease, with amino-acid sequence MQTDSGVVQCPECSLRIRVDPGYVTWCDQCGWNVDPGPADRPLPAWRTKLEHRLADTLYRELEQGAVHRPGWDLARVTALVLSALLLVLPVTGLLAGVGLIVFYRPFWLSIPLALIAFAIAAAFRPRAQYLPPDSPLVLRDEAPGLFALLDEIAAALGTQRIAAVAVDTEPNVWFARIGWRFRPVVGIGLPLWVTLGPQERVAVLAHELGHGKNGDARHGWVTEAARSILDQLHRAFSNQEYDEYRLDVAYAVGADTTQGHLTRVINSILGPLVRGYTWLLDRTDLRSGQRAEYLADRKSGEVAGSEAAAAALERSLLADAAYRALERALRFEQDVPPLEAVRRSVSGVPRREIERRLRVSELRETRTDATHPPTNLRTKLIRTRPSTSARVVLGIDANRVIDRELAPAADAALKELRAELPR; translated from the coding sequence GTGCAGACCGACAGTGGGGTGGTCCAGTGCCCCGAGTGCTCGCTGCGGATCAGGGTTGATCCCGGCTATGTGACCTGGTGCGACCAGTGTGGATGGAACGTCGATCCGGGCCCGGCCGACCGTCCGTTGCCGGCGTGGCGGACGAAGCTGGAACACCGGCTCGCCGACACGCTGTACCGCGAACTCGAACAGGGCGCGGTCCATCGCCCGGGCTGGGATCTGGCCCGCGTCACCGCCCTCGTACTCTCCGCCCTGCTGCTCGTCCTGCCGGTGACCGGATTGCTCGCCGGCGTCGGACTGATCGTGTTCTACCGGCCGTTCTGGCTCAGCATTCCGCTGGCGCTCATCGCCTTCGCCATCGCGGCCGCCTTCCGGCCTCGCGCGCAGTACCTGCCGCCGGACTCGCCCCTGGTCCTGCGCGACGAGGCACCCGGGTTGTTCGCACTGCTCGACGAGATCGCCGCCGCCCTCGGGACCCAGCGAATCGCGGCCGTCGCCGTGGACACCGAGCCGAACGTCTGGTTCGCCCGGATCGGCTGGCGCTTCCGCCCGGTGGTCGGGATCGGCCTGCCGCTGTGGGTGACGCTCGGCCCGCAGGAGCGTGTCGCGGTGCTCGCCCACGAACTCGGGCACGGCAAGAACGGGGACGCGCGGCACGGCTGGGTGACCGAGGCGGCACGGTCGATCCTCGACCAGCTGCACCGGGCGTTCAGCAACCAGGAGTACGACGAGTACCGGCTGGATGTGGCGTACGCGGTGGGTGCGGACACCACGCAGGGCCACCTGACCCGGGTGATCAACAGCATTCTCGGTCCGCTCGTCCGCGGGTACACGTGGCTGCTGGACCGGACCGACCTGCGCAGCGGCCAGCGGGCGGAGTACCTGGCCGACCGTAAGTCCGGTGAGGTGGCCGGGTCGGAAGCGGCCGCGGCTGCGTTGGAGCGGTCGTTGCTCGCCGACGCGGCGTACCGCGCGCTGGAGCGGGCGCTGCGCTTCGAGCAGGACGTACCGCCGTTGGAGGCCGTGCGGCGCTCGGTCAGCGGCGTGCCGCGGCGGGAGATCGAGCGGCGGCTCCGGGTCAGCGAGCTGCGGGAGACGCGGACGGATGCCACGCACCCGCCCACGAACCTGCGGACCAAGCTGATCCGGACCCGGCCGTCGACCAGCGCCCGTGTCGTTCTCGGGATCGACGCCAACCGCGTGATCGACCGCGAACTCGCCCCGGCCGCCGACGCCGCCCTCAAGGAGCTCCGCGCCGAGCTGCCCCGCTGA
- a CDS encoding GNAT family N-acetyltransferase yields the protein MNIRTTVEADLDTLLALIADQSVNTVTLERFQQFLASGAYRHEWTWVAEEDGRITALAVWWGMEQFAHPLAIDGLYYAGTGDPVPVWAELIKHGTASFPAGHEGPEYHIFLPNGWRDRPDVVAALEPRLQAAAAAGLSETTERLRYEWTPADGLPARSTRLRFEPADDEAFVDVFRRVIEGSLDASTARAVARVGVDGAAREEVELYRSLPGDRSWWRLAYDEAGALIGFAVPSANNGGPVVGYLGVLAEHRGHRYSDDLLAEITHVLAEQGAERIGADTDLGNKPMAASFERLHYRNFAVRVVASHPLG from the coding sequence GTGAACATCCGCACCACCGTCGAGGCCGACCTCGACACCCTGCTCGCCCTGATCGCCGACCAGTCGGTCAACACCGTCACGCTCGAGCGGTTCCAGCAGTTCCTCGCGTCCGGCGCGTACCGGCACGAGTGGACCTGGGTCGCCGAGGAGGACGGCCGCATCACCGCCCTCGCCGTCTGGTGGGGGATGGAGCAGTTCGCTCACCCGCTGGCCATCGACGGCCTGTACTACGCGGGTACGGGCGACCCGGTTCCGGTCTGGGCCGAGCTGATCAAGCACGGCACCGCCTCGTTCCCCGCCGGCCACGAGGGCCCGGAGTACCACATCTTCCTGCCGAACGGCTGGCGTGATCGGCCGGACGTCGTCGCCGCCCTCGAACCCCGGCTCCAGGCGGCGGCCGCGGCCGGGTTGTCGGAGACCACCGAGCGGCTGCGGTACGAGTGGACCCCGGCCGACGGGTTGCCGGCCCGGTCGACCCGGCTGCGGTTCGAGCCGGCCGACGACGAGGCGTTCGTGGACGTGTTCCGCCGGGTGATCGAGGGCAGCCTCGACGCCTCGACCGCGCGAGCCGTCGCCCGGGTGGGCGTGGACGGCGCCGCTCGCGAGGAGGTGGAGCTGTACCGATCCCTGCCGGGTGACCGGTCCTGGTGGCGGCTCGCGTACGACGAGGCGGGTGCGCTGATCGGGTTCGCGGTGCCGTCGGCCAACAACGGCGGCCCGGTCGTCGGGTACCTCGGGGTCCTCGCCGAGCATCGCGGCCATCGGTACAGCGACGACCTGCTCGCCGAGATCACCCACGTCCTGGCCGAGCAGGGCGCCGAGCGGATCGGAGCCGACACCGACCTCGGCAACAAGCCGATGGCGGCCAGCTTCGAACGGCTGCACTACCGGAACTTCGCGGTCCGGGTGGTCGCCAGCCACCCGCTCGGCTGA
- a CDS encoding glycerophosphodiester phosphodiesterase family protein, whose amino-acid sequence MLVIAHRGASGYRPEHTPAAYRLAAALGADYLEPDLVATLDGVLVARHENEISGTTDVADHPVFADRRITKIIDGTAVTGWFVEDFTYPELCTLRARERMPHLRAANTAYDGRETIPTFDDVLLLARQESVRLGRPIGVIPEIKHPAYFRRVGLPLEELLADRLAVLGAGPDEVMVQSFEPTSLRRLAVLTDVPLVQLIDAESAPNDFLRTGDGRTFADLIEPAGLREISTYAQVLAPHKDLVIPRRADGSLGTPTGLVEQAHRAGLAVQVWTFRAERLFLPAGLDLAAELDHFTALGIEGIFADQPDIAVAAVARKSALGV is encoded by the coding sequence ATGCTGGTCATCGCGCATCGGGGAGCGAGCGGGTACCGCCCGGAACACACGCCGGCGGCGTACCGCCTGGCCGCGGCCCTCGGGGCCGACTACCTGGAACCGGACCTGGTCGCCACGCTCGACGGCGTCCTGGTCGCCCGGCACGAGAACGAGATCTCCGGCACCACCGACGTCGCCGACCACCCGGTGTTCGCGGACCGGCGGATCACCAAGATCATCGACGGGACCGCCGTCACCGGCTGGTTCGTCGAGGACTTCACCTACCCGGAGCTGTGTACGTTGCGGGCCCGGGAGCGGATGCCGCACCTGCGCGCGGCCAACACGGCGTACGACGGGCGGGAGACGATCCCCACCTTCGACGACGTGCTGCTGCTGGCCCGGCAGGAGTCGGTGCGCCTCGGCCGGCCGATCGGGGTGATCCCCGAGATCAAGCATCCGGCGTACTTCCGCCGGGTGGGGCTGCCGTTGGAGGAACTGCTGGCCGACCGGCTCGCCGTCCTCGGCGCCGGTCCGGACGAGGTGATGGTGCAGTCCTTCGAGCCGACCAGCCTGCGCCGGCTCGCCGTCCTCACCGACGTCCCGCTGGTCCAGCTGATCGACGCGGAGAGCGCGCCGAACGACTTCCTCCGCACCGGTGACGGCCGGACCTTCGCCGACCTGATCGAACCGGCCGGACTGCGCGAGATCTCGACGTACGCCCAGGTGCTCGCGCCGCACAAGGACCTGGTGATCCCGCGTCGGGCCGACGGCTCCCTCGGGACCCCGACCGGCCTGGTCGAGCAGGCCCATCGCGCCGGTCTGGCGGTTCAGGTGTGGACCTTCCGCGCCGAACGCCTCTTCCTCCCGGCCGGCCTCGACCTGGCCGCCGAGCTCGATCACTTCACCGCCCTCGGCATCGAGGGCATCTTCGCCGACCAGCCGGACATCGCCGTCGCCGCTGTGGCCCGCAAGTCCGCCCTCGGGGTCTGA
- a CDS encoding MmcQ/YjbR family DNA-binding protein, which produces MEAQAVLKLVLGLPGAEEQEGWAGQPAFRVRKKGFGYLSEDESTLFLKSFREEQQALIAENPDVYSSWWESGRFGWLVIDLAAADEDEVTELIIEAWRLTAPKYLIKQWETTPQP; this is translated from the coding sequence ATGGAAGCGCAGGCGGTGCTGAAACTGGTGCTGGGGTTGCCGGGGGCGGAGGAGCAGGAGGGCTGGGCCGGGCAGCCGGCCTTCCGGGTTCGCAAGAAGGGCTTCGGGTACCTGTCCGAGGACGAGTCGACGCTGTTCCTGAAGTCGTTCCGGGAGGAGCAGCAGGCGCTGATCGCGGAGAACCCGGACGTCTACTCGTCCTGGTGGGAGTCCGGCCGGTTCGGCTGGCTCGTCATCGACCTGGCCGCGGCCGACGAGGACGAGGTCACCGAGCTGATCATCGAGGCCTGGCGGCTGACAGCCCCCAAGTACCTGATCAAGCAGTGGGAGACCACGCCACAGCCCTAA
- a CDS encoding ribonuclease domain-containing protein, with product MRTPITRALAAVAALLATFFLGLSTASAAAPAARTAPTSLSYAVPFSIAALPSCELSSLPAEASETLDLIHSGGPFPHEQDGTVFQNREGILPDESTGYYHEYTVETPGSPDRGARRLVGGGETTDPENLYYTDDHYASFCEVDTAA from the coding sequence ATGCGAACCCCCATCACCCGGGCCCTCGCCGCCGTCGCCGCACTGCTGGCCACGTTCTTCCTCGGCCTCAGCACGGCGTCCGCCGCCGCCCCCGCCGCCCGAACCGCCCCCACGTCCCTCAGCTACGCCGTCCCGTTCTCGATCGCCGCGCTGCCGTCCTGCGAGCTGAGTTCGTTGCCGGCCGAGGCGTCCGAGACCCTCGACCTGATCCACTCCGGCGGGCCGTTCCCGCACGAGCAGGACGGCACCGTCTTCCAGAACCGGGAAGGCATCCTGCCCGACGAGTCCACCGGCTACTACCACGAGTACACCGTGGAGACGCCCGGCTCACCCGACCGCGGCGCGCGCCGGCTGGTCGGCGGCGGCGAGACCACCGACCCGGAGAACCTGTACTACACCGACGACCACTACGCGTCCTTCTGCGAGGTCGATACCGCGGCCTGA
- a CDS encoding DinB family protein yields MRTSTAVLPGQFELTWALFEYHLNRLTPEDLLWEPAAVCWTMRPDGSGGWRADWDERELDPIPVPTIGWLSWHIGWWWTVALAHAQQVIPPHRTEIHWPGDLAGTLSWMRRLQDEWAAVLTDTDAERLDQPAAFPWPPEAGKSVADMYAWVNAELMKNAAEIGQLRLLRAAQVAPDPASHPFPAGQ; encoded by the coding sequence GTGAGAACTTCAACCGCCGTCCTGCCCGGCCAGTTCGAGCTGACCTGGGCGCTGTTCGAGTACCACCTGAACCGGCTGACCCCGGAGGACCTGCTCTGGGAACCGGCGGCGGTGTGCTGGACCATGCGCCCGGACGGCTCGGGCGGCTGGCGGGCCGACTGGGACGAGCGCGAACTCGACCCGATCCCGGTCCCCACGATCGGCTGGCTCAGCTGGCACATCGGCTGGTGGTGGACGGTCGCGCTCGCGCATGCCCAGCAGGTCATCCCGCCGCACCGGACCGAGATCCACTGGCCCGGCGACCTGGCCGGCACGCTGAGCTGGATGCGCCGGCTGCAGGACGAGTGGGCCGCCGTCCTGACCGACACCGACGCCGAGCGGCTGGACCAGCCGGCCGCGTTCCCGTGGCCGCCCGAGGCGGGCAAGTCGGTCGCGGACATGTACGCGTGGGTGAACGCCGAGCTGATGAAGAACGCCGCCGAGATCGGCCAGCTCCGGCTGCTCCGCGCGGCCCAGGTCGCCCCCGACCCGGCGAGCCACCCCTTCCCCGCGGGGCAGTGA
- a CDS encoding ABC transporter ATP-binding protein has translation MKQILPVADSAEVRRHARRLARRHPRALLIALGLHALAAVTGLAAPRLIGELVEKVQDGTTVSAVNQVIAVIAVFVVAQSLLTRWARYRSFALGEQVLAELREDFVDNALALPIGTVERAGTGDLLSRTSRDVDALSRTVRFAVPETIVAFVTVLFTVCATLLVGVWVMLPLLALVPVLVLSTRWYLRRAKDGYLRENAAYAQMTSSLAETVEGARTVESLRRYDDRVRRTDRDIRGSYQAERYTLFLRTVWFPVVEVGYLVPVVGTLLFGGWLHINGHVTLGAVTAAVLYVNQLIDPVDRLISWMDELQVGGAALARLLGITDVPDDRTPSGQTPTGELVEAKDVRFSYVDGRDVLHGVDLTVQPGERIAMVGPSGAGKSTLGRLVAGIHPPRTGSISVGGVEMTELPLDELRKQVALVTQEHHVFVGTLRDNLSMAAPAASDTELLAALDAVDARDWAEALPDGLDTRVGSGQLALTPAQAQQLALARLVLADPHTLVLDEATSLIDPRAARHMERSLAAVLEGRTVIAIAHRLYTAHDADRVAVVEDGRISELGSHDELVARQGSYAALWNSWHG, from the coding sequence GTGAAGCAGATCCTGCCGGTGGCGGACTCCGCCGAGGTCCGCCGGCACGCCCGGCGCCTGGCCCGGCGGCATCCCCGCGCGCTGCTGATCGCGCTCGGCCTGCACGCCCTCGCCGCGGTGACCGGCCTGGCCGCGCCCCGGTTGATCGGCGAGCTGGTCGAGAAGGTGCAGGACGGCACCACGGTGAGCGCGGTGAACCAGGTGATCGCGGTGATCGCCGTGTTCGTCGTGGCGCAGTCGCTGCTCACTCGCTGGGCGCGGTACCGGTCCTTCGCCCTCGGCGAGCAGGTGCTGGCCGAGTTGCGCGAGGACTTCGTCGACAACGCGCTCGCGCTGCCGATCGGGACCGTCGAGCGAGCCGGGACAGGCGACCTGCTCTCCCGGACCTCGCGGGACGTGGACGCGCTGTCCCGGACCGTGCGGTTCGCGGTGCCGGAGACGATCGTCGCGTTCGTGACCGTGCTGTTCACGGTATGCGCGACGCTGCTCGTCGGTGTCTGGGTGATGCTCCCGCTGCTCGCGTTGGTGCCGGTGCTGGTCCTCAGTACGCGGTGGTACCTGCGCCGCGCGAAGGACGGGTACCTGCGCGAGAACGCGGCGTACGCGCAGATGACGAGCTCGCTCGCCGAGACCGTCGAGGGCGCGCGCACCGTGGAGTCGCTGCGCCGGTACGACGATCGCGTCCGCCGGACCGACCGCGACATCCGCGGTTCGTACCAGGCCGAGCGGTACACGCTCTTCCTGCGGACCGTGTGGTTCCCGGTGGTCGAGGTCGGGTACCTCGTGCCCGTCGTCGGCACGCTGCTGTTCGGCGGCTGGCTGCACATCAACGGGCACGTCACTTTGGGCGCGGTCACGGCCGCGGTGCTCTACGTCAACCAGCTGATCGACCCGGTGGACCGGCTGATCTCGTGGATGGACGAGCTGCAGGTCGGCGGCGCGGCGCTGGCCCGGTTGCTCGGCATCACCGACGTACCGGACGACCGGACCCCGTCGGGCCAGACGCCGACCGGTGAGCTGGTCGAGGCCAAGGATGTGCGGTTCTCGTACGTCGACGGGCGCGACGTACTGCACGGCGTGGACCTGACCGTCCAGCCGGGTGAGCGGATCGCAATGGTCGGTCCGTCGGGCGCCGGCAAGTCGACGCTGGGCCGGCTGGTCGCGGGGATCCACCCGCCACGGACCGGTTCGATCAGCGTCGGTGGCGTCGAGATGACCGAGTTGCCACTGGACGAGTTGCGCAAGCAGGTCGCCCTGGTGACTCAGGAGCACCACGTCTTCGTCGGGACGCTGCGGGACAACCTGTCGATGGCAGCACCGGCCGCGTCGGACACCGAGCTGCTGGCGGCGTTGGACGCCGTCGACGCTCGCGACTGGGCCGAGGCGCTACCGGACGGCCTGGACACCCGGGTCGGATCAGGGCAGCTCGCGCTGACCCCGGCCCAGGCGCAGCAGCTCGCCCTGGCCCGGTTGGTGCTGGCCGATCCGCACACCCTGGTCCTGGACGAGGCGACCTCGCTGATCGACCCGCGCGCAGCTCGGCACATGGAGCGCTCGCTGGCCGCCGTCCTGGAGGGCCGCACCGTGATCGCGATCGCGCACCGGCTGTACACCGCGCACGACGCGGACCGGGTCGCCGTCGTCGAGGACGGCCGGATCAGCGAGCTCGGCAGCCACGACGAACTGGTGGCGCGCCAGGGTTCGTACGCCGCCCTGTGGAACTCCTGGCACGGCTGA
- a CDS encoding ABC transporter ATP-binding protein: MKKLPLADPGTPDHRSAARYLLWVARGQKATLLGGMTFGILWMGAQAFIPAILGRAIDDGIAARDSEQLLRWTAVLFAVGVLQALAGIMRHRFAVSNWLSGAYRTVQVVTRKSADLGATLPKNLATGEVVSIGASDLAYIGNILEISARFTGAVVAFVVVAVILLSSSTTLGLVVLIGVPLMLFALGPMLRPLHRRQSAQRDAVGELNSLGSDIVAGLRVLRGIGGEESFSRRYRSESQEVRGAGVKVARIQSVLDAAQVFLPGIFVVTVVGLGAHFAVRGQLSAGSLVAFYGYATFLVLPLRTATEMANQLMRALVASRRIIRVLELTPDVVDPAEPVRLPDRGDLVDPVSGIRARDGLLTAVVSAEPDRAAVLADLLGRYDDASEVRYGGVTLASATRADVRDRILVSDTGAQLFTGVLRDELDPDGRRTDDELMAAIRTASAEDVLVALADGLDSDVEEKGRSFSGGQRQRLMLVRALLRDPSVLVLVEPTSAVDAHTEARIADRLKEHRVGRSTIVLTSSPLLLDRVDEVVFVADGHVVASGKHRELLETEARYRRTVTRQTEEEEVPA; this comes from the coding sequence ATGAAGAAGCTCCCGCTCGCCGATCCCGGCACTCCGGATCACCGCTCCGCCGCGCGCTACCTGCTCTGGGTGGCCCGCGGCCAGAAGGCCACGCTCCTCGGCGGGATGACGTTCGGCATCCTGTGGATGGGCGCGCAGGCGTTCATCCCGGCGATCCTCGGCCGCGCGATCGACGACGGGATCGCCGCCCGCGACAGCGAGCAACTGCTGCGCTGGACCGCCGTACTGTTCGCCGTCGGCGTCCTGCAGGCGCTGGCCGGGATCATGCGACACCGGTTCGCGGTGTCGAACTGGCTGAGCGGCGCGTACCGCACGGTCCAGGTGGTCACCCGGAAGTCGGCCGATCTCGGCGCCACCCTGCCGAAGAACCTGGCCACCGGCGAGGTGGTCAGCATCGGCGCGAGCGACCTGGCCTACATCGGCAACATCCTGGAGATCTCGGCCCGGTTCACCGGCGCCGTGGTCGCGTTCGTGGTGGTCGCCGTGATCCTGCTGTCGTCGTCGACGACGCTCGGCCTGGTCGTGCTGATCGGCGTACCGCTGATGCTGTTCGCGCTCGGCCCGATGCTGCGGCCGCTGCACCGGCGTCAGTCCGCCCAGCGTGACGCGGTCGGCGAGCTGAACTCGCTCGGCTCCGACATCGTCGCCGGTCTGCGGGTCCTGCGCGGTATCGGTGGTGAGGAGTCCTTCTCCCGCCGGTACCGCAGCGAGTCGCAGGAGGTCCGCGGCGCGGGCGTCAAGGTGGCGCGGATCCAGTCCGTGCTGGACGCGGCGCAGGTCTTCCTGCCCGGCATCTTCGTGGTCACCGTGGTCGGCCTCGGCGCGCACTTCGCGGTCCGCGGCCAGCTCAGCGCCGGCAGTCTGGTCGCCTTCTACGGGTACGCCACCTTCCTGGTGCTGCCGCTGCGGACCGCGACCGAGATGGCGAACCAGCTGATGCGCGCCCTGGTCGCGTCCCGCCGCATCATCCGGGTGCTCGAGCTGACCCCGGACGTGGTGGACCCGGCCGAGCCGGTCCGGCTGCCCGACCGCGGTGACCTGGTCGACCCGGTCTCCGGGATCCGCGCCCGCGACGGCCTGCTGACCGCGGTCGTCTCGGCCGAGCCCGACCGCGCCGCCGTCCTCGCCGACCTGCTCGGCCGGTACGACGACGCCAGCGAGGTCCGGTACGGCGGGGTCACCCTCGCCAGCGCGACCCGGGCCGACGTCCGGGACCGCATCCTGGTCAGCGACACGGGCGCACAGCTGTTCACCGGCGTCCTGCGGGACGAGCTGGACCCGGACGGCCGCCGGACCGACGACGAGCTGATGGCGGCGATCCGGACCGCGTCGGCCGAGGACGTGCTGGTCGCGCTGGCCGACGGGCTCGACTCCGACGTGGAGGAGAAGGGCCGCTCGTTCTCGGGGGGCCAGCGGCAGCGGCTGATGCTGGTCCGCGCGCTGCTGCGGGACCCGTCGGTCCTGGTGCTGGTGGAGCCGACGTCGGCGGTGGACGCGCACACCGAGGCACGGATCGCCGACCGGCTGAAGGAGCACCGGGTGGGCCGCAGCACGATCGTGCTCACGTCGAGCCCGTTGCTGCTCGACCGGGTGGACGAGGTGGTGTTCGTGGCCGACGGGCATGTCGTTGCCAGTGGCAAGCACCGTGAACTGTTGGAGACCGAGGCGCGGTACCGCCGGACCGTGACCAGGCAGACCGAGGAAGAGGAGGTGCCGGCGTGA
- a CDS encoding GNAT family N-acetyltransferase — protein MGIEVGPTTPERWADVRTVMGERGDPSRCFCQYFRLRGKAWNSATPENNRDALRDQVHGDERAPGVLATAPDGTPVGWCAVAPRAAYPRVLASPNWRGGDPEAWVITCFVVPVPHRRQGVAAHLVEGAVDFARDQGATVVEACAVDTARAGRVPSADLYRGPLSIYLDAGFEEIARTSPQWVLVRR, from the coding sequence GTGGGTATCGAGGTGGGACCGACCACTCCCGAGCGCTGGGCGGACGTGCGCACCGTGATGGGCGAACGCGGTGACCCGTCCAGGTGCTTCTGCCAGTACTTCCGGCTCCGCGGCAAGGCATGGAACTCGGCCACTCCGGAGAACAACCGGGACGCGCTGCGTGACCAGGTCCACGGCGACGAGCGGGCACCCGGCGTCCTGGCGACCGCGCCCGACGGTACGCCGGTCGGCTGGTGTGCCGTGGCTCCCCGGGCGGCCTATCCCCGCGTGCTCGCGTCACCGAACTGGCGCGGCGGTGATCCCGAGGCCTGGGTGATCACGTGCTTCGTCGTCCCGGTCCCGCACCGCCGCCAGGGCGTCGCCGCTCACCTGGTCGAAGGGGCCGTGGACTTCGCCCGGGACCAGGGCGCGACCGTGGTGGAAGCCTGCGCGGTCGACACCGCCCGAGCAGGCCGGGTCCCGTCGGCCGATCTCTACCGCGGACCCCTCTCGATCTACCTCGACGCCGGCTTCGAGGAGATCGCCCGGACCTCCCCGCAGTGGGTCCTGGTCCGCCGTTAG
- the groL gene encoding chaperonin GroEL (60 kDa chaperone family; promotes refolding of misfolded polypeptides especially under stressful conditions; forms two stacked rings of heptamers to form a barrel-shaped 14mer; ends can be capped by GroES; misfolded proteins enter the barrel where they are refolded when GroES binds) — MPKLISFNEEARRGLERGMNTLADAVKVTLGPKGRNVVLEKKWGAPTITNDGVSIAKEIELEDPYEKIGAELVKEVAKKTDDVAGDGTTTATVLAQALVREGLRNVAAGANPMGLKKGIEKATEAVSEQLLALAKDVETREQIASTASISAADNQVGQIIAEAMDKVGKEGVITVEESNTFGLELELTEGMRFDKGYISPYFVTDTERMEAVLDDPYVLIVNSKISSIKDLVPVLEKVMQTGKPLAIIAEDIEGEALATLVVNKIKGTFKTVAVKAPGFGDRRKAMLGDIAILTGGQVISEEVGLKLDSADLELLGQARKVVVTKDETTIVEGTGEAAAIEGRVNQIRAEIEKSDSDYDREKLQERLAKLAGGVAVIKVGAATEVELKERKHRIEDAVRNAKAAVEEGIVAGGGVALLQASVVAFEKLELEGDEATGAQIVKQAVEAPLKQIAVNAGLEGGVVVEKVRNLEPGHGLNAATGEYVDLIKTGIIDPAKVTRSALQNAASIAALFLTTEAVIADKPEKAAAAPGGAPDMGGMDF; from the coding sequence ATGCCCAAGCTGATTTCTTTCAATGAAGAGGCGCGCCGCGGCCTCGAGCGGGGGATGAACACCCTCGCCGACGCCGTCAAGGTGACGCTTGGCCCGAAGGGCCGCAACGTCGTGCTGGAGAAGAAGTGGGGCGCCCCCACGATCACCAACGACGGTGTCTCCATCGCCAAGGAGATCGAGCTCGAGGACCCGTACGAGAAGATCGGGGCCGAGCTCGTCAAGGAAGTTGCCAAGAAGACCGACGACGTCGCGGGTGACGGCACCACCACCGCCACCGTGCTGGCCCAGGCCCTCGTCCGCGAGGGGCTGCGCAACGTCGCCGCCGGCGCGAACCCGATGGGCCTGAAGAAGGGCATCGAGAAGGCGACCGAGGCCGTCAGCGAGCAGTTGCTGGCGCTGGCCAAGGACGTCGAGACCCGGGAGCAGATCGCTTCCACCGCCTCGATCTCCGCCGCCGACAACCAGGTCGGCCAGATCATCGCCGAGGCGATGGACAAGGTCGGCAAGGAAGGCGTCATCACCGTCGAGGAGAGCAACACCTTCGGTCTCGAGCTCGAGCTCACCGAGGGTATGCGCTTCGACAAGGGCTACATCTCGCCGTACTTCGTCACCGACACGGAGCGGATGGAAGCGGTCCTCGACGACCCGTACGTCCTCATCGTGAACAGCAAGATCTCGAGCATCAAGGACCTGGTCCCGGTGCTGGAGAAGGTGATGCAGACCGGCAAGCCGCTGGCCATCATCGCCGAGGACATCGAGGGCGAGGCGCTGGCGACCCTGGTCGTCAACAAGATCAAGGGCACCTTCAAGACCGTCGCCGTCAAGGCGCCGGGCTTCGGTGACCGCCGCAAGGCCATGCTCGGTGACATCGCCATCCTGACCGGTGGCCAGGTCATCTCCGAGGAGGTCGGCCTCAAGCTCGACTCCGCGGACCTGGAGCTGCTCGGCCAGGCGCGCAAGGTCGTCGTCACCAAGGACGAGACCACCATCGTCGAGGGCACCGGCGAGGCCGCCGCGATCGAGGGCCGGGTCAACCAGATCCGCGCCGAGATCGAGAAGTCCGACTCCGACTACGACCGCGAGAAGCTGCAGGAGCGGCTGGCCAAGCTGGCCGGCGGCGTCGCGGTGATCAAGGTCGGCGCGGCCACCGAGGTCGAGCTGAAGGAGCGCAAGCACCGCATCGAGGACGCCGTCCGCAACGCGAAGGCGGCCGTCGAGGAGGGCATCGTCGCCGGTGGCGGCGTGGCCCTGCTGCAGGCCTCCGTGGTGGCGTTCGAGAAGCTCGAGCTCGAGGGCGACGAGGCGACCGGCGCGCAGATCGTGAAGCAGGCCGTCGAGGCCCCGCTGAAGCAGATCGCCGTCAACGCCGGCCTCGAGGGTGGCGTCGTGGTGGAGAAGGTTCGCAACCTCGAGCCGGGTCACGGTCTGAACGCCGCGACCGGTGAGTACGTGGACCTGATCAAGACCGGCATCATCGACCCGGCCAAGGTGACCCGCTCGGCGCTGCAGAACGCGGCGTCCATCGCGGCCCTGTTCCTCACCACCGAGGCCGTCATCGCCGACAAGCCGGAGAAGGCCGCGGCCGCTCCGGGTGGCGCGCCCGACATGGGCGGCATGGACTTCTGA